A section of the Pseudomonas tritici genome encodes:
- a CDS encoding IS110 family transposase → MFSYPAGIDVSSGSLEIRVDQLDVAMSCSNSQSDFPGLIGWLTLHRVGRVLLEATGGYERKVMKALQAAGFEVIRINPCRAKSFARAMGQQAKTDPIDARLLAQFAAVIKSPDSRVTSAEQDDLRALVQQREHFVQQRDDDKRRLKTASSDVVKPALQSHIDYLQKVLKELESLIRQSTERLDRKKVALLCSVKGIGLVTAASLMSYLPELGEVGRHQIAALSGTAPYNDDSGKHKGKRHISGGRFAARRSLYMACWSVIRFQPEFAARYKALREKGKCAKVALIACMRVLLVRLNAMIRDGSEWKEHAA, encoded by the coding sequence ATGTTTTCCTATCCAGCAGGTATTGATGTCTCCAGCGGTAGCCTCGAGATTCGGGTTGATCAACTGGATGTAGCGATGAGTTGTTCCAATTCGCAGAGTGATTTTCCTGGGTTAATTGGATGGCTAACCCTGCATCGCGTGGGTCGAGTGTTGCTGGAGGCCACTGGCGGTTACGAGCGCAAAGTCATGAAAGCGCTTCAAGCTGCGGGCTTTGAAGTCATACGGATCAACCCTTGCCGAGCCAAAAGCTTTGCCCGGGCTATGGGGCAACAAGCCAAAACCGATCCGATAGATGCACGCCTTCTTGCGCAGTTCGCAGCGGTCATCAAATCGCCCGATAGCCGGGTTACCAGCGCCGAGCAGGATGATTTGCGCGCCCTAGTCCAACAGCGAGAGCACTTTGTTCAGCAAAGAGATGACGACAAACGGCGGCTTAAAACGGCCTCCTCTGACGTGGTCAAGCCTGCGCTGCAGAGTCATATCGACTATTTGCAAAAAGTGCTGAAGGAGCTGGAAAGCCTGATCCGCCAAAGTACAGAACGTCTGGATCGTAAAAAAGTAGCCCTTCTGTGCTCAGTCAAAGGCATAGGACTTGTTACAGCGGCCAGCTTGATGTCCTATCTTCCGGAGCTAGGCGAGGTGGGTAGACATCAGATTGCAGCATTGAGCGGCACTGCGCCCTACAACGACGATAGCGGCAAGCACAAAGGCAAGCGTCATATCAGCGGCGGCAGGTTCGCCGCGAGGCGCTCACTGTATATGGCCTGTTGGTCAGTGATCCGGTTTCAGCCTGAGTTTGCCGCGCGATATAAGGCGCTGCGCGAGAAAGGAAAATGCGCCAAAGTGGCACTCATCGCGTGTATGCGTGTTTTGCTGGTACGCCTAAACGCAATGATCCGTGATGGATCTGAATGGAAAGAGCACGCCGCCTAA
- the rpsT gene encoding 30S ribosomal protein S20, which yields MANTPSAKKRAKQAEKRRSHNASLRSMVRTYIKNVVKAIDTKDAEKAQAAYVLAVPVIDRMADKGIIHKNKAARHKSRLNGHIKALSVPAAA from the coding sequence GTGGCCAACACACCTTCCGCCAAAAAACGTGCAAAACAGGCTGAGAAGCGTCGCAGCCACAACGCCAGCCTGCGTTCCATGGTTCGTACCTACATCAAGAATGTAGTTAAGGCCATCGACACCAAAGACGCTGAAAAAGCCCAAGCTGCTTACGTTCTGGCTGTGCCAGTTATCGACCGTATGGCCGATAAAGGCATCATCCACAAGAACAAGGCCGCTCGTCATAAGAGCCGCCTGAATGGCCACATCAAGGCTCTGAGCGTTCCTGCTGCAGCCTAA
- the cysD gene encoding sulfate adenylyltransferase subunit CysD: MVDKLTHLKQLEAESIHIIREVAAEFDNPVMLYSIGKDSAVMLHLARKAFFPGKLPFPVMHVDTRWKFQEMYTFRDKMVEELGLDLITHINPDGVAQGINPFTHGSAKHTDIMKTEGLKQALDKHGFDAAFGGARRDEEKSRAKERVYSFRDSKHRWDPKNQRPELWNVYNGNVNKGESIRVFPLSNWTELDIWQYIYLEGIPIVPLYFAAERDVIEKNGTLIMIDDDRILEHLSDEDKARIVKKKVRFRTLGCYPLTGAVESEAETLTDIIQEMLLTRTSERQGRVIDHDGAGSMEDKKRQGYF, translated from the coding sequence ATGGTCGACAAACTGACGCATCTGAAACAGCTGGAGGCGGAAAGCATCCACATCATCCGCGAGGTCGCCGCCGAGTTCGACAACCCGGTGATGCTCTACTCGATCGGTAAAGACTCCGCCGTGATGCTGCACCTGGCACGCAAGGCCTTCTTCCCGGGCAAACTGCCATTCCCAGTGATGCACGTCGACACCCGCTGGAAATTCCAGGAAATGTACACGTTCCGCGACAAAATGGTCGAAGAGCTTGGCCTGGACCTGATCACCCACATCAACCCGGATGGCGTGGCGCAGGGCATCAACCCGTTCACCCACGGCAGCGCCAAGCACACCGACATCATGAAGACCGAAGGCCTCAAGCAGGCCCTGGACAAGCATGGTTTCGACGCAGCGTTCGGCGGTGCCCGTCGCGATGAAGAGAAATCCCGTGCCAAAGAGCGCGTGTACTCGTTCCGCGACAGCAAGCACCGCTGGGACCCGAAAAACCAGCGCCCGGAGCTGTGGAACGTCTACAACGGCAACGTCAACAAGGGCGAGTCCATCCGCGTGTTCCCGCTGTCCAACTGGACCGAGCTGGACATCTGGCAGTACATCTACCTGGAAGGCATCCCGATCGTACCGCTGTACTTCGCCGCCGAGCGCGACGTGATCGAGAAGAACGGCACGTTGATCATGATCGACGACGACCGCATCCTCGAGCACCTGTCCGACGAAGACAAAGCCCGAATCGTCAAAAAGAAAGTCCGTTTCCGTACCCTTGGCTGCTACCCGTTGACGGGCGCGGTGGAATCCGAAGCCGAGACGCTGACGGACATCATTCAGGAAATGCTCCTGACGCGAACTTCCGAGCGCCAGGGCCGTGTCATCGACCACGATGGCGCAGGCTCGATGGAAGATAAAAAACGTCAAGGCTATTTCTAA
- a CDS encoding FKBP-type peptidyl-prolyl cis-trans isomerase: MTIAANKAVSIDYTLTNDAGEVIDSSAGGAPLVYLQGAGNIIPGLEKALEGKQVGDELTVAVEPEDAYGEYSAELVSTLSRSMFEGVDELEVGMQFHASAPDGQMQIVTIRDLDGDDVTVDGNHPLAGQRLNFQVKIVAIRDASQEEVAHGHVHGEGGHHH, encoded by the coding sequence ATGACGATCGCCGCTAACAAGGCTGTCTCCATCGACTATACCCTGACCAACGACGCTGGTGAGGTCATCGACAGCTCCGCCGGCGGCGCGCCGCTGGTCTACCTGCAAGGCGCAGGTAACATCATCCCAGGCCTGGAAAAGGCCCTGGAAGGCAAACAAGTTGGTGATGAGCTGACCGTTGCCGTAGAACCTGAAGATGCCTACGGCGAATACTCGGCCGAGTTGGTCAGCACGCTGAGCCGCAGCATGTTCGAAGGCGTTGACGAACTGGAAGTAGGCATGCAGTTCCACGCCTCCGCTCCGGACGGCCAAATGCAGATCGTCACCATCCGTGACCTGGACGGCGACGACGTTACCGTCGACGGCAACCACCCTCTGGCTGGCCAGCGCCTGAACTTCCAAGTGAAGATCGTTGCCATCCGCGACGCTTCCCAGGAAGAAGTGGCTCACGGCCATGTCCACGGTGAAGGTGGTCATCACCACTGA
- a CDS encoding acyltransferase — MLDFLPAAVRGVIASLLLALNTILLCSFLFIVALFKALPFAKGFSEWLMNHTHEAWVTNNKGWMNLVRRTRWHLKGLESLDYQHSYLVTSNHQSWVDIMVLQYVLNRRIRPLKFFLKQELIWVPVIGLAWWALGFPFMKRYTKAYLEKHPEKKGKDLETTRKTCAKFRDNSVGIFNFAEGTRFTPGKHAQQNSPFRYLLKPKAGGIAFVLDAMGEQLKSLVNVTIHYPAGRPGYWDLLCGNVKDVVVQFEEVQIPAEFIGKNYEQDGEYRLAFQGWINRLWEEKDQLLAKLHTDFPDNR, encoded by the coding sequence ATGCTGGATTTTCTACCTGCCGCCGTGCGCGGGGTGATCGCATCGCTGTTGCTGGCGCTGAACACGATCCTGCTGTGCTCGTTCTTGTTTATCGTCGCGCTGTTCAAGGCGCTGCCGTTTGCCAAGGGTTTCAGCGAATGGCTGATGAACCACACGCATGAGGCCTGGGTCACCAACAACAAGGGCTGGATGAACCTGGTCCGGCGCACGCGCTGGCACCTTAAAGGCCTGGAAAGCTTGGATTACCAGCACTCGTACCTGGTGACCAGCAACCACCAGAGCTGGGTCGACATCATGGTGCTGCAATATGTGCTGAACCGTCGGATCCGCCCGCTGAAGTTCTTCCTCAAGCAGGAGCTGATCTGGGTGCCGGTAATCGGCCTGGCGTGGTGGGCGCTGGGCTTTCCGTTCATGAAGCGCTACACCAAGGCTTATCTGGAAAAACACCCGGAGAAAAAGGGCAAGGACCTGGAAACTACGCGCAAGACCTGTGCGAAGTTTCGCGACAACTCGGTGGGAATTTTCAACTTTGCCGAAGGCACGCGGTTTACCCCCGGCAAGCATGCGCAGCAGAACTCGCCGTTTCGCTACCTGCTCAAACCCAAGGCCGGTGGTATCGCGTTTGTGCTGGATGCGATGGGTGAGCAGTTGAAGTCATTGGTCAACGTGACCATTCACTACCCTGCCGGACGCCCTGGGTATTGGGATTTGCTGTGCGGGAATGTGAAGGACGTGGTGGTGCAGTTTGAAGAGGTGCAGATCCCGGCTGAGTTCATTGGAAAGAATTATGAGCAGGATGGGGAGTATCGGTTGGCGTTCCAGGGGTGGATCAATCGGTTGTGGGAAGAGAAGGATCAGTTGCTCGCTAAATTGCACACAGATTTCCCAGACAACCGATGA
- the pta gene encoding phosphate acetyltransferase: MQTFFIAPTDFGVGLTSISLGLVRTLERAGLKVGFFKPIAQPHPGDTGPERSTELIARTHGLKPPQPLGLAHVERMLGDGQLDELLEEIITLYQQAAVGKDVLIVEGMVPTRSASYAARVNLHLAKSLDAEVILVSAPENEVLTELSGRVELQAQLFGGPKDPKVLGVILNKVRTDESMQAFSARLKEHSPLLRSGDFRLLGCIPYQPELNAPRTRDVADLMGAQILNAGDYETRRMTKIIICARTMRNTVELLKPGVLVVTPGDRDDIILAVSLAAINGVPLAGLLLTSDTLPDPRIMDLCRGAFQAGLPVLSVSTGSYDTANQLNSLNKEIPIDDRERAEIITDFVASHLDARWLHQRCGTPREMRLSPAVFRYQLIQRAQAANKRIVLPEGSEPLTVQAAAICQARGIARCVLLAKPADVEAVARAQGIELPEGLEILDPDLIRQRYVEPMVALRKSKSLNAPMAEQQLEDTVVIATMMLALDEVDGLVSGVIHSTANTIRPALQLIKTAPGCTLVSSVFFMLFPEQVLVYGDCVMNPHPSAAELAEIALQSADSAAAFGITPRVAMISYSSGDSASGEEVEKVREATLLAHEQQSSLLIDGPLQYDAAANETVARQLAPDSLVAGKATVFVFPDLNTGNTTHKAVQRSADCVSLGPMLQGLRKPVNDLPRGAQVDDIVYTIALTAIQAANRPMDI, translated from the coding sequence ATGCAAACTTTTTTTATCGCGCCCACCGATTTTGGTGTGGGTCTGACCTCCATCAGCCTTGGGCTGGTGCGCACCCTTGAGCGAGCCGGGCTGAAAGTCGGCTTTTTCAAACCGATTGCCCAACCACACCCGGGCGACACTGGCCCTGAGCGCTCCACCGAACTGATAGCGCGCACCCACGGCCTCAAGCCACCACAACCCCTGGGCCTGGCCCATGTCGAGCGGATGCTCGGCGACGGCCAGCTCGACGAGTTGCTGGAAGAAATCATCACGCTGTACCAACAGGCCGCAGTGGGCAAGGACGTGCTGATCGTCGAAGGCATGGTGCCGACCCGCAGCGCCAGCTATGCCGCGCGGGTCAACCTGCACCTGGCCAAGAGCCTGGATGCGGAAGTGATCCTGGTCTCCGCCCCGGAAAACGAAGTGCTCACCGAACTCTCCGGCCGCGTGGAATTGCAGGCCCAACTGTTCGGCGGCCCGAAAGACCCGAAAGTACTCGGCGTGATCCTTAACAAGGTGCGCACCGACGAAAGCATGCAAGCCTTCTCCGCGCGCCTCAAGGAACATTCGCCCCTGCTGCGCAGCGGTGATTTCCGCCTGCTCGGCTGCATCCCCTACCAGCCGGAACTCAACGCCCCACGCACCCGCGACGTGGCCGACCTGATGGGCGCGCAGATCCTCAACGCCGGCGACTACGAAACCCGCCGCATGACCAAGATCATCATCTGCGCCCGCACCATGCGAAATACCGTGGAGCTGCTCAAGCCCGGCGTGCTGGTGGTAACCCCCGGCGACCGCGACGACATCATCCTCGCCGTCAGCCTGGCCGCGATCAACGGCGTACCGCTGGCCGGCCTGTTGCTCACCAGCGACACCCTGCCCGACCCGCGCATCATGGATTTATGCCGAGGTGCGTTCCAGGCCGGCCTGCCGGTGCTGTCGGTGAGCACCGGTTCCTATGACACTGCCAACCAGCTCAACAGCCTCAATAAAGAAATTCCCATCGATGACCGCGAGCGCGCGGAAATCATCACCGATTTCGTCGCCAGTCACCTCGATGCGCGCTGGCTGCACCAGCGTTGCGGCACGCCGCGGGAGATGCGCCTGTCGCCGGCGGTGTTCCGCTACCAGTTGATCCAGCGCGCCCAGGCCGCCAACAAACGCATTGTGTTGCCGGAAGGCAGCGAACCGCTGACCGTACAAGCCGCCGCTATCTGCCAGGCACGCGGCATTGCTCGCTGCGTGTTGCTGGCCAAGCCGGCGGATGTGGAAGCGGTCGCCCGCGCCCAAGGCATCGAATTGCCCGAAGGCCTGGAGATTCTCGACCCGGACCTGATCCGCCAGCGCTACGTGGAACCGATGGTCGCGCTACGCAAGAGCAAGAGCCTCAACGCGCCGATGGCCGAGCAGCAACTGGAAGACACCGTGGTGATCGCTACCATGATGCTCGCTCTGGATGAAGTGGACGGCCTGGTTTCCGGCGTTATCCACTCCACCGCCAATACCATCCGCCCTGCCCTGCAGTTGATCAAGACCGCACCGGGTTGCACGCTGGTGTCGTCGGTGTTTTTCATGCTGTTCCCTGAGCAGGTGCTGGTGTACGGCGACTGTGTGATGAACCCGCACCCGAGCGCTGCCGAACTGGCGGAGATCGCCCTGCAAAGCGCTGATTCGGCCGCTGCTTTTGGCATCACGCCGCGCGTGGCGATGATCAGCTATTCCAGCGGCGACTCCGCCAGCGGCGAGGAAGTGGAGAAAGTCCGTGAAGCCACCCTGCTCGCCCATGAGCAACAAAGCTCGCTGCTGATCGACGGCCCACTGCAATACGATGCCGCGGCTAACGAAACCGTGGCCCGCCAACTGGCCCCCGACAGCCTGGTTGCCGGCAAGGCCACGGTGTTCGTGTTCCCCGACCTGAACACCGGCAACACCACCCACAAAGCGGTACAACGCAGCGCCGATTGCGTGAGCCTGGGGCCGATGCTCCAAGGCCTGCGCAAACCGGTCAACGACCTGCCGCGTGGCGCTCAGGTGGACGACATTGTGTACACCATCGCGCTCACCGCGATCCAAGCCGCCAACCGACCTATGGATATCTAA
- the algW gene encoding Do family serine endopeptidase AlgW: MLKALRFFGWPLLAGVLIAMLIIQRFPELVGLPSLDVNLQQAPQTNAVVQGPVTYADAVVIAAPAVVNLYTTKVINKPAHPLFEDPQFRRYFGDNGPKQRRMESSLGSGVIMSPEGYILTNNHVTTGADQIVVALRDGRETLARVVGSDPETDLAVLKIDLKSLPSITLGRSDGLRVGDVALAIGNPFGVGQTVTMGIISATGRNQLGLNSYEDFIQTDAAINPGNSGGALVDANGNLTGINTAIFSKSGGSQGIGFAIPVKLAMEVMKSIIEHGQVIRGWLGIEVQPLTKELAESFGLTGRPGIVVAGIFRDGPAQKAGLQLGDVILSINGEPAGDGRKSMNQVARIKPTDKVAIQVMRNGKEIKLLAEIGLRPPPAPVKEEE; the protein is encoded by the coding sequence ATGCTCAAGGCGCTGCGTTTTTTTGGATGGCCATTGTTGGCTGGCGTGCTGATCGCGATGCTGATTATTCAGCGTTTCCCCGAGCTGGTGGGTCTACCCAGCCTTGATGTGAACCTGCAACAGGCGCCGCAAACCAACGCGGTTGTGCAAGGTCCGGTGACTTATGCCGATGCGGTGGTTATTGCCGCCCCTGCCGTGGTTAACCTGTACACCACCAAGGTCATCAACAAACCGGCGCATCCACTGTTTGAAGACCCACAGTTCCGCCGCTATTTCGGTGACAACGGGCCCAAGCAACGCCGCATGGAATCCAGCCTGGGTTCCGGGGTGATCATGAGCCCGGAAGGCTACATCCTCACCAACAACCACGTGACCACCGGCGCCGACCAGATCGTCGTGGCCCTGCGTGACGGCCGTGAAACCCTGGCGCGCGTGGTGGGCAGCGACCCGGAAACCGACCTCGCGGTCCTGAAGATCGATTTGAAAAGCCTGCCCTCCATCACCCTCGGCCGTTCCGACGGCTTGCGGGTAGGTGACGTGGCGCTGGCCATCGGCAACCCGTTCGGGGTGGGCCAGACCGTGACCATGGGCATTATCAGCGCCACCGGGCGAAACCAGTTGGGGCTTAACAGCTACGAAGACTTCATCCAGACCGACGCCGCGATCAACCCGGGCAACTCCGGCGGTGCACTGGTGGATGCCAATGGCAACCTGACCGGCATCAACACGGCGATTTTCTCCAAGTCTGGCGGTTCACAGGGCATCGGGTTTGCGATCCCGGTGAAGCTGGCGATGGAAGTGATGAAGTCAATCATCGAACACGGCCAAGTGATTCGCGGGTGGTTGGGCATTGAAGTACAGCCGTTGACCAAGGAACTGGCCGAGTCGTTTGGCTTGACCGGGCGCCCAGGCATCGTGGTCGCGGGGATCTTCCGCGATGGCCCGGCGCAGAAAGCCGGCCTGCAGCTGGGCGATGTGATCCTCAGCATCAACGGCGAACCGGCAGGCGATGGCCGCAAGTCGATGAACCAGGTCGCGCGGATCAAACCGACCGACAAGGTGGCGATCCAGGTGATGCGCAACGGCAAAGAGATCAAGCTGCTGGCAGAAATAGGCCTGCGCCCACCGCCCGCGCCGGTTAAAGAAGAGGAATAA
- a CDS encoding Nif3-like dinuclear metal center hexameric protein, with protein MAVPLTTLVEEADRYLGSAKIADYCPNGLQVEGRPQVMRIVSGVTASQALLDAAVEAQADLILVHHGYFWKGENPCITGMKQRRLKTLLKHDISLLAYHLPLDLHPDVGNNVQLARQLDITVEGPLDPNNPKVVGLVGSLAEPLSARDFARRVQEVMGREPLLIEGSEMIRRVGWCTGGGQGYIDNAIAVGVDLFLSGEASEQTFHSARENDISFIAAGHHATERYGVQALGDYLARRFALEHLFIDCPNPI; from the coding sequence ATGGCCGTCCCCCTTACCACCCTCGTCGAGGAAGCAGACCGCTACCTCGGCAGCGCAAAAATTGCCGATTATTGCCCCAATGGCCTCCAGGTCGAGGGCCGCCCGCAGGTGATGCGCATCGTCAGCGGCGTGACCGCAAGCCAAGCCCTGCTGGACGCGGCGGTCGAAGCCCAAGCCGACCTGATCCTGGTGCATCACGGCTATTTCTGGAAAGGCGAAAACCCTTGTATCACCGGCATGAAACAGCGCCGCTTGAAGACGCTGCTCAAGCACGATATCAGCCTGTTGGCCTACCACCTGCCACTGGACCTGCACCCCGACGTCGGCAACAACGTGCAGTTGGCGCGTCAGCTCGACATCACCGTCGAAGGCCCACTGGACCCGAACAACCCCAAAGTCGTCGGCCTGGTCGGCTCCCTTGCCGAGCCCCTGTCGGCCCGCGACTTTGCCCGCCGGGTGCAAGAAGTCATGGGGCGCGAGCCGCTGTTGATCGAAGGCAGCGAAATGATCCGCCGCGTCGGCTGGTGCACCGGTGGTGGCCAGGGCTATATCGACAACGCGATTGCTGTCGGCGTCGATCTGTTCCTGAGCGGCGAGGCCTCGGAACAAACCTTCCACAGCGCCCGCGAAAACGACATCAGCTTCATCGCCGCGGGCCACCATGCGACTGAGCGCTATGGTGTACAGGCGCTGGGCGATTACCTGGCGCGGCGCTTCGCGTTGGAACATCTCTTCATCGATTGCCCCAATCCGATCTGA
- a CDS encoding DUF3565 domain-containing protein → MGRDLLHKNEERTSLNKDLPESEQNPDGRGQTSHSTITGFHQDEDRHWVAELSCGHTQHLRHQPPWQSRAWVLDRAQRIEKIGQPFACGWCAQVHE, encoded by the coding sequence ATGGGGCGAGACCTTTTGCATAAGAATGAAGAACGGACAAGTCTAAACAAGGATTTGCCCGAAAGCGAACAGAACCCGGACGGACGGGGTCAGACAAGCCACTCGACGATCACCGGTTTTCATCAGGATGAAGACCGGCACTGGGTTGCCGAGCTGTCCTGCGGCCACACCCAGCACCTGCGCCACCAGCCGCCCTGGCAGTCGCGCGCGTGGGTGCTTGACCGCGCGCAACGTATTGAAAAAATAGGCCAGCCCTTTGCCTGCGGCTGGTGTGCGCAAGTGCACGAATAA
- the cysN gene encoding sulfate adenylyltransferase subunit CysN, whose translation MSHQSDLISEDILAYLGQHERKEMLRFLTCGNVDDGKSTLIGRLLHDSKMIYEDHLEAITRDSKKSGTTGDDVDLALLVDGLQAEREQGITIDVAYRYFSTAKRKFIIADTPGHEQYTRNMATGASTCDLAIILIDARYGVQTQTRRHSYIASLLGIKHIVIAVNKMDINGFDQSVFESIKADYLKFADGIAFKPSTMAFVPMSALKGDNVVNKSERSPWYTGQSLMEILETVEIANDRNYTDLRFPVQYVNRPNLNFRGFAGTLASGIVHKGDEVVVLPSGKSSRVKSIVTFEGELEHAGPGQAVTLTMEDEIDISRGDLLVHADNVPQVTDAFDAMLVWMAEEPMLPGKKYDIKRATSYVPGSITSIVHRVDVNTLAEGPASSLQLNEIGRVKVSLDAAIALDGYDSNRTTGAFIVIDRLTNGTVAAGMIIAPPVTHGSASQHGKLAHVATEERALRFGQQPATVLFSGLSGAGKSTLAYAVERKLFDMGRAVFVLDGQNLRHDLNKGLPQDRAGRTENWRRAAHVARQFNEAGLLTLAAFVAPDAEGREQAKALIGGDRLLTVYVQASPLVCAERDPQGLYAAGGDNIPGESFPYDVPLNADLVIDTQALSLEDSVKQVLELLRQRGAI comes from the coding sequence ATGTCGCATCAATCTGATTTGATCAGCGAGGACATCCTCGCTTACCTGGGCCAGCACGAGCGCAAGGAAATGTTGCGCTTCCTGACCTGCGGCAACGTCGACGACGGCAAGAGCACCCTGATCGGGCGCCTGCTGCACGACTCCAAGATGATCTACGAAGATCACCTGGAAGCCATCACCCGCGATTCGAAGAAGTCCGGCACCACCGGTGACGACGTCGACCTGGCGTTGCTGGTCGACGGCCTGCAGGCTGAGCGTGAGCAAGGCATCACCATTGATGTCGCCTACCGCTACTTCTCTACCGCCAAGCGCAAATTCATCATCGCCGACACCCCCGGCCATGAGCAGTACACCCGCAACATGGCCACCGGTGCGTCCACCTGTGACTTGGCGATCATCCTGATCGACGCCCGCTACGGCGTGCAGACCCAGACCCGTCGCCATAGCTATATCGCCTCGTTGCTGGGCATCAAGCACATCGTGATCGCCGTCAACAAGATGGACATCAATGGCTTTGACCAAAGCGTATTCGAGTCGATCAAGGCCGATTACCTGAAGTTTGCCGATGGCATCGCCTTCAAGCCGAGCACCATGGCCTTCGTGCCGATGTCGGCGCTCAAGGGCGATAACGTGGTCAACAAGAGCGAGCGTTCGCCCTGGTACACCGGGCAGTCGCTGATGGAGATCCTCGAAACCGTCGAGATCGCCAACGACCGCAACTACACCGACCTGCGTTTCCCGGTGCAGTACGTCAACCGGCCGAACCTGAACTTCCGTGGTTTCGCCGGCACCCTGGCCAGCGGCATCGTGCACAAGGGCGACGAAGTCGTGGTGTTGCCGTCGGGCAAGAGCAGCCGCGTCAAATCCATCGTCACCTTTGAAGGTGAGCTGGAACACGCCGGCCCTGGTCAAGCGGTGACGCTGACCATGGAAGACGAGATCGATATCTCCCGTGGCGACCTGCTGGTACATGCCGACAACGTGCCGCAAGTGACCGACGCTTTCGACGCCATGCTGGTGTGGATGGCCGAAGAACCGATGCTGCCGGGCAAGAAATACGACATCAAGCGCGCCACCAGCTACGTGCCGGGTTCCATCACCAGCATCGTGCACCGTGTGGATGTGAACACCCTGGCCGAAGGCCCGGCGAGTTCGCTGCAGTTGAACGAGATTGGCCGGGTCAAGGTCAGCCTCGACGCGGCCATCGCCCTGGACGGTTACGACAGCAACCGCACGACCGGTGCGTTCATCGTCATCGACCGCTTGACCAACGGCACTGTGGCCGCGGGCATGATCATCGCACCGCCAGTCACTCACGGCAGCGCGTCGCAGCACGGCAAGCTGGCCCACGTGGCCACCGAAGAGCGTGCCCTGCGCTTCGGCCAGCAGCCGGCCACCGTGTTGTTCAGCGGCCTGTCCGGCGCAGGCAAGAGCACCTTGGCCTACGCGGTTGAGCGCAAGCTGTTCGACATGGGCCGTGCGGTGTTTGTACTGGACGGCCAGAACCTGCGTCACGACCTGAACAAGGGCTTGCCGCAGGACCGTGCCGGGCGCACCGAGAACTGGCGTCGTGCCGCTCACGTGGCGCGTCAGTTCAACGAAGCGGGCCTGCTGACCCTGGCCGCGTTTGTGGCACCGGATGCCGAAGGCCGTGAACAGGCCAAGGCGCTGATCGGCGGCGACCGTCTGCTGACGGTCTACGTGCAAGCGTCACCGCTGGTGTGCGCCGAGCGTGACCCGCAAGGCTTGTACGCGGCGGGCGGGGATAACATCCCTGGCGAGTCGTTCCCGTATGACGTGCCGTTGAATGCCGATCTGGTCATCGACACCCAGGCCCTGTCGCTGGAAGACAGCGTCAAGCAAGTGCTGGAGTTGTTGCGTCAGCGCGGCGCGATCTAA